One genomic region from Xenopus laevis strain J_2021 chromosome 2L, Xenopus_laevis_v10.1, whole genome shotgun sequence encodes:
- the traf4.L gene encoding TNF receptor associated factor 4 L homeolog, which yields MPGYDYKFLEKLRRKFLCPLCGKAMREPVQVSTCGHRFCDTCLQEFLSEGVFKCPEDQLPLDYAKIYPDRDLETQVMSLTIRCIHSEEGCRWSGQLKQLQAHLNICAFNVIPCPNRCSTKLIRRDLPEHMQHDCPKRKVRCEFCGTDFTGEAYEEHQGCCPQESVYCENKCGARMMRRVLSQHSLVECPKRTQPCPYCNKEFVFDTIQSHQYQCPRFPTPCPNQCGVSSIAREDLSSHIKESCNSALVLCPFKDSGCKHRGPKITMSRHLEETMRVHLSMMSSLVSRQRQEILELRKQVEELSVSSEGVLIWKISDYSRKVQEAKVRGNYESFSPPFYTHKYGYKLQVSAFLNGNGSGEGSYLSVYIRVLPGEYDNLLEWPFSYRVTFSLLDQSDPSLSKPQNITETFNPDPNWKNFQKPGGSRNSLDESTLGFGYPKFISNEDIRKRNYVRDNAIFLRASVEIPQKIIA from the exons ATGCCGGGGTACGATTACAAATTCCTGGAGAAGCTGCGGCGCAAGTTTCTATGTCCCCTGTGTGGCAAAGCCATGCGGGAGCCCGTGCAGGTGTCTACGTGCGGCCATCGCTTCTGTGACACCTGCCTGCAGGAATTCCTCAG tGAAGGAGTATTTAAATGTCCAGAAGATCAACTCCCTCTTGACTACGCAAAG ATTTACCCAGACCGAGACTTAGAAACCCAGGTCATGAGCTTGACTATACGTTGTATACATAGTGAAGAAGGCTGTCGCTGGAGTGGGCAGCTGAAGCAACTTCAG GCTCACCTCAACATTTGTGCCTTCAATGTTATTCCCTGCCCGAACCGCTGCAGCACTAAACTGATTCGCCGAGACCTGCCAGAACATATGCAGCACGATTGCCCAAAGCGCAAAGTACGGTGTGAATTTTGCGGGACTGACTTTACCGGTGAGGCGTATGAG GaacaccagggctgctgtccccAGGAGAGTGTGTACTGTGAGAATAAGTGTGGAGCTCGCATGATGAGGCGCGTGTTGTCTCAACATTCCCTGGTGGAATGCCCCAAGCGTACCCAACCCTGCCCTTACTGCAACAAGGAGTTTGTGTTTGATACTATCCAG AGTCACCAGTACCAATGTCCAAGGTTTCCAACTCCATGTCCCAATCAATGTGGAGTATCGAGCATTGCAAGAGAAGATCTGAGCAGCCATATAAAGGAGAGCTGCAACTCTGCCCTCGTGCTTTGCCCTTTCAAAGACTCTGGCTGCAAACACCGG ggcccaaagatcACCATGAGCCGACACCTGGAAGAGACCATGAGAGTCCACCTTAGCATGATGTCATCCCTGGTCAGCCGACAAAGGCAAGAAATCCTGGAGTTGAGGAAACAAGTGGAAGAACTGTCGGTCAGCAGTGAAGGGGTGCTTATCTGGAAGATCAGTGACTACTCCCGAAAAGTTCAAGAAGCAAAGGTCAGAGGCAACTATGAGTCTTTCAGCCCACCCTTCTACACTCACAAATATGGTTACAAGCTTCAGGTTTCTGCATTTCTAAATGGAAATGGCAGTGGAGAGGGCAGTTATCTGTCCGTGTACATACGGGTTCTTCCTGGGGAATATGACAACCTACTAGAATGGCCCTTTTCATATCGTGTCACCTTTTCCCTTCTTGACCAAAGTGACCCATCCTTGTCCAAGCCTCAAAATATAACAGAAACTTTCAACCCTGACCCCAACTGGAAGAACTTCCAAAAGCCCGGTGGTTCCAGAAATTCACTAGATGAAAGCACCCTTGGCTTTGGCTACCCTAAGTTTATTTCCAATGAGGACATAAGGAAACGCAATTATGTACGCGATAATGCCATATTCTTACGAGCATCTGTGGAAATCCCACAAAAGATCATTGCGTGA